The Neobacillus sp. OS1-2 genome includes a window with the following:
- a CDS encoding ABC transporter ATP-binding protein codes for MLSLKNVSVKYGSFTAVHNVNVEVNQGEIVVLLGSNGAGKSTIFRSISGLSKPSIGEIHFEGKKINRRSADQIVHLGIGQCPEGRKLFPAMSVQENLRMGAYVLRRKKDEIKPILDHVYELFPILNEKRNDAAGSLSGGQQQMLAIGRALMSKPKLMLLDEPSVGLAPLIVEQMFAVIQKINWEGTTILLAEQNANAALKIADKGYVFENGSIVLEGTSKELFANDEVRKAYIGA; via the coding sequence TTGCTTAGTTTAAAAAATGTCTCTGTCAAGTACGGAAGTTTTACAGCTGTCCACAATGTGAATGTTGAGGTAAACCAAGGGGAGATCGTCGTCTTATTGGGGTCCAACGGTGCTGGAAAAAGCACAATCTTCCGGTCAATAAGTGGTTTAAGCAAGCCCTCCATCGGTGAAATCCACTTCGAAGGGAAGAAGATAAATAGAAGATCAGCGGATCAAATTGTCCACTTGGGCATTGGTCAATGCCCGGAAGGAAGAAAACTTTTCCCGGCCATGTCTGTTCAGGAAAACCTAAGAATGGGTGCCTACGTTCTGCGCCGGAAGAAAGATGAAATCAAACCTATTCTAGACCATGTTTATGAATTATTTCCGATTTTAAACGAAAAGCGAAATGATGCCGCGGGTTCCCTTAGTGGCGGGCAGCAGCAAATGCTCGCTATTGGCAGGGCATTGATGTCTAAGCCGAAGCTGATGCTGCTTGATGAACCATCAGTAGGCCTTGCTCCCTTAATTGTGGAGCAAATGTTTGCGGTCATCCAAAAAATTAATTGGGAGGGAACGACCATCCTGTTAGCAGAACAAAATGCCAACGCCGCCCTAAAAATCGCGGATAAAGGCTATGTTTTTGAAAATGGTTCGATTGTTCTTGAAGGAACATCGAAGGAGTTATTTGCTAATGACGAAGTCAGAAAGGCCTATATTGGTGCGTAA
- a CDS encoding branched-chain amino acid ABC transporter permease: MGKVVNKRNIISALILFAVVFPLLTENNYLIHIMTSSFIWMIGVYGLNLLAGYTGYLSLAHAGFFAIGAYALGILTVKAQMNFWLAFLLSLVITGLIGLLVGLIALRTKEHFFAIYTLCLGYIIYLVIDKWEGLTEGVRGLIGIPAPTGIGPIQFETEVSHYYLVLFFLLLVVLIMYRIVHSLSGRTYIAIRNSEDLAQTIGISTMQNKLTVFVLSTLFAGLAGALYASFVRFIGPDIGSISITFDLLTYLLVGGIGTLSGPLVGTLLIVWLSQYLQDFQENRMLIFGPVLTLLVIFYPRGLVGAVSAWNTKRIGKKEQRQSNNRTRIKGEPFIESEIVPDKKVKEG; the protein is encoded by the coding sequence ATGGGAAAGGTAGTTAACAAACGAAATATCATTAGTGCGTTAATCCTATTCGCGGTTGTCTTCCCGCTACTCACGGAGAACAATTATCTGATTCACATTATGACGAGTTCCTTTATTTGGATGATTGGTGTCTATGGCCTAAATTTACTTGCAGGCTATACAGGCTACCTTTCTTTGGCGCATGCCGGCTTTTTTGCAATTGGCGCCTATGCATTAGGAATCTTAACGGTAAAAGCGCAGATGAATTTCTGGCTTGCCTTCCTTTTATCATTGGTCATTACCGGTTTAATCGGGCTTCTGGTAGGACTAATTGCGTTACGGACGAAAGAACACTTTTTCGCTATTTATACCTTATGCCTAGGCTACATTATCTATCTCGTCATCGATAAATGGGAAGGCCTAACAGAGGGGGTTCGTGGGCTGATTGGAATACCGGCACCGACAGGAATTGGCCCCATCCAATTTGAAACAGAGGTTTCCCATTACTATCTTGTCCTGTTTTTCTTACTCCTTGTCGTTCTGATCATGTATCGAATTGTCCACTCACTATCCGGCAGAACCTATATTGCGATTCGTAATAGTGAGGATTTAGCGCAGACCATTGGCATCTCAACCATGCAAAACAAATTAACCGTATTTGTTTTATCCACCCTTTTTGCCGGTCTAGCAGGGGCCCTATATGCATCATTCGTTCGTTTTATCGGCCCAGATATTGGCTCTATTTCGATTACTTTTGACTTATTAACCTATTTACTAGTTGGCGGGATCGGTACACTTAGCGGTCCGCTGGTTGGCACGCTGCTCATCGTGTGGCTTTCACAATACCTGCAGGATTTTCAGGAAAACAGAATGCTTATTTTTGGCCCGGTGTTAACCTTACTGGTTATTTTTTATCCACGAGGACTTGTCGGCGCGGTTTCAGCCTGGAATACCAAACGCATTGGTAAAAAAGAACAGCGGCAATCAAATAATCGGACTCGTATAAAGGGAGAACCATTTATCGAAAGTGAAATCGTTCCCGACAAGAAAGTAAAGGAGGGTTAG
- a CDS encoding ABC transporter substrate-binding protein, which produces MKRMKSLLMLSLIIVIIFSLAACNSTEKKSANTKPAASGGESKTEEAGTVNIGYTGPLSGPAAFYGERTLNGVKMAAEEINGEGGFEVGGKKFKLNIVSLDDKYLPNEAGANAKRLIQENKTPIIFTPHSGGVFALQVFNQQDKFLIGAYTSEPKVSEVGNDLTVRIPPRYDGYLKPFTDYEMEKFGKKIAFLPTSSQYGKDWSDKLKAHWEKEGGKVVYNSSIDFAKETDFFTIVTNALKEKPDVLFIGGASEPTAKVAKQARELGFKGGFIVMDQAKLDEMKAVTGSYDVLNGAIGVMPLIESSSPAIPDFAKKYKEKYGENPGSEAGLNYIAMYIFVEAMKAAGSVDDAAKIQAKMQDGVSNIPENVKIYQFDKFTGGGFDGEIEVAAIEDGKVVPIKVTK; this is translated from the coding sequence ATGAAAAGAATGAAGTCTCTTTTAATGTTGAGTTTGATCATTGTTATTATTTTCAGTTTGGCAGCATGTAACAGTACAGAGAAAAAATCTGCTAACACGAAGCCTGCCGCAAGCGGCGGGGAAAGTAAAACGGAAGAAGCCGGGACAGTGAACATTGGATACACCGGGCCATTAAGCGGGCCAGCTGCATTTTACGGCGAGCGTACGTTAAATGGTGTCAAGATGGCTGCGGAGGAGATTAACGGTGAAGGCGGGTTTGAAGTTGGCGGAAAAAAATTCAAACTAAATATCGTTTCATTGGACGATAAATATTTACCGAACGAGGCCGGGGCTAATGCAAAGAGACTCATTCAGGAAAATAAAACCCCTATTATTTTTACACCACATTCGGGTGGTGTTTTCGCCTTGCAGGTGTTCAATCAACAGGATAAATTTCTGATAGGCGCCTATACGAGTGAACCAAAGGTTTCGGAGGTTGGGAATGATTTAACTGTTCGAATTCCTCCTCGTTATGATGGGTATCTGAAGCCATTTACAGACTATGAAATGGAGAAGTTCGGAAAGAAAATTGCCTTTCTGCCAACCTCTTCGCAATATGGTAAGGATTGGTCTGACAAACTAAAAGCGCACTGGGAAAAGGAAGGTGGTAAGGTTGTCTACAATTCTTCCATCGACTTTGCCAAAGAGACAGATTTCTTCACAATCGTTACCAATGCCTTAAAAGAAAAGCCGGATGTGTTATTTATCGGCGGTGCCTCTGAACCAACTGCAAAAGTAGCAAAACAAGCACGTGAACTTGGATTTAAAGGCGGTTTCATTGTTATGGACCAAGCAAAGCTTGATGAGATGAAAGCCGTTACGGGTTCCTATGATGTATTGAACGGGGCAATTGGTGTTATGCCTCTAATTGAATCCAGCAGCCCAGCCATTCCTGATTTTGCGAAAAAATATAAAGAAAAATATGGCGAGAACCCTGGATCAGAAGCAGGCTTAAATTATATTGCCATGTATATTTTTGTTGAAGCAATGAAAGCAGCAGGATCAGTAGACGATGCTGCAAAAATTCAAGCTAAAATGCAGGATGGAGTAAGTAATATACCTGAAAATGTGAAAATTTACCAATTTGATAAGTTTACTGGTGGCGGCTTCGATGGTGAGATTGAAGTGGCAGCGATTGAAGATGGAAAGGTAGTACCAATTAAAGTGACTAAATAG
- a CDS encoding SDR family oxidoreductase translates to MHVKQLFDLTGKVAIVTGGGRGLGQQIAEGFAEAGANVVVCSRRVEACEEVSEGLKKLGVESLALKCDVTNPEDVRNVVERTMEKFGRIDILVNNSGASWGAPVEEMPLAAWQKVMNVNVTGTFLMSQAAGKVMLEQKSGKIINIASVAGLKGSNPKYMNAIGYNSSKGAVITFTKDLAVKWGPEGIYVNAIAPGFFPTKMSKGLLDQGGEAILEGTPLRKFGSDTDLKGVALFLASPASDFVTGDVVVVDGGAHAM, encoded by the coding sequence ATGCATGTCAAACAGCTGTTTGATTTAACCGGTAAAGTTGCGATAGTAACAGGTGGAGGCAGGGGCCTCGGACAGCAAATCGCCGAAGGCTTTGCTGAAGCGGGGGCGAACGTGGTGGTCTGTTCAAGACGTGTTGAAGCCTGCGAGGAAGTTAGTGAAGGCTTGAAAAAGCTTGGGGTTGAGAGTCTTGCCCTGAAATGTGATGTCACCAATCCGGAGGACGTAAGAAATGTCGTTGAACGGACGATGGAGAAGTTTGGACGGATCGATATCCTCGTTAATAATAGTGGGGCTTCTTGGGGGGCACCTGTTGAGGAAATGCCGCTTGCGGCATGGCAAAAGGTCATGAATGTGAATGTAACAGGCACCTTTTTAATGTCCCAAGCGGCTGGAAAAGTGATGCTTGAACAAAAGTCAGGAAAAATCATCAATATTGCCTCGGTTGCAGGATTAAAAGGCAGCAATCCTAAATATATGAATGCTATTGGCTATAACTCTAGCAAAGGTGCGGTTATCACCTTTACTAAGGATTTAGCTGTGAAATGGGGCCCGGAAGGAATTTATGTGAATGCGATCGCCCCGGGCTTTTTCCCGACAAAAATGTCTAAAGGGTTGCTCGATCAGGGCGGTGAGGCGATCCTTGAAGGGACGCCATTGCGAAAGTTTGGCTCCGATACGGATCTTAAAGGGGTTGCCTTATTTCTAGCATCGCCCGCATCAGACTTCGTGACCGGGGATGTGGTCGTTGTCGATGGCGGGGCACATGCGATGTAA
- a CDS encoding MaoC family dehydratase: protein MSTLLELQVGEAVNEIQLAPVSRMDLIKYSGASGDFNPIHTIDEEAKKAGLPGIIAHGMWTMGNLAKLFTSFYEEGFVRDYSIRFKGMVFLNDVITLRATVKEKQEKTLRFAVQAVNQQGKDVLQGEVVFQQY, encoded by the coding sequence ATGAGTACACTTTTAGAATTACAGGTTGGTGAAGCAGTAAATGAAATTCAACTGGCGCCTGTTTCAAGGATGGACCTCATTAAATATTCCGGTGCTTCAGGGGATTTTAACCCGATTCACACGATTGACGAAGAGGCTAAAAAGGCAGGATTACCAGGAATCATTGCCCATGGGATGTGGACAATGGGCAATTTGGCGAAACTGTTCACTTCCTTTTATGAGGAAGGGTTTGTTCGCGATTACTCGATCCGTTTTAAAGGAATGGTCTTTTTAAACGATGTGATTACACTCAGAGCAACAGTAAAGGAAAAGCAGGAAAAGACGTTGCGCTTTGCTGTCCAAGCTGTTAACCAACAAGGGAAAGATGTTTTACAGGGTGAGGTTGTGTTTCAACAATATTAA
- the fabG gene encoding 3-oxoacyl-ACP reductase FabG: MTGRFAGRVALVTGGSRGIGKGIVELFAQEGAKVAFIDLNEEALSTTTSELKEKGYDVYSKIANVVDAEQVEAAVKEVYETFGSVDILVNNAGVIRDNLLFKMTESDWQTVMDVHLKGSFNAARAVQKYMVEQKYGRIINISSTSALGNRGQANYAAAKAGLQGFTKTLAIELGRFGITANSVAPGFIETEMTKETAARIGIPFEQLIQASVAAIPVGRSGKPADIANAVAFFADEQSSFVNGQVIYVAGGPKN; the protein is encoded by the coding sequence ATGACAGGCAGATTTGCAGGTAGAGTGGCATTGGTAACAGGTGGAAGCCGAGGTATTGGTAAAGGGATTGTTGAACTTTTTGCACAGGAAGGCGCTAAGGTGGCCTTTATCGATTTAAATGAAGAGGCATTGAGCACGACAACAAGTGAATTAAAAGAAAAAGGCTATGATGTCTATTCAAAGATAGCGAATGTTGTTGATGCGGAGCAAGTGGAAGCCGCCGTTAAGGAAGTTTATGAGACGTTTGGTTCCGTTGATATTTTGGTCAATAATGCTGGCGTTATTCGCGATAATCTGTTGTTTAAAATGACAGAGTCCGATTGGCAAACGGTAATGGATGTGCATTTAAAGGGATCCTTCAATGCCGCTCGCGCGGTTCAAAAATACATGGTGGAACAAAAATATGGGCGGATTATCAATATTTCTTCTACTTCAGCGCTTGGTAATCGCGGTCAGGCCAATTATGCCGCAGCTAAGGCAGGCTTGCAGGGCTTTACGAAAACGCTGGCCATTGAGTTGGGTAGATTTGGGATTACAGCAAACTCTGTTGCACCTGGATTTATTGAAACCGAAATGACGAAAGAAACAGCGGCAAGAATTGGGATTCCATTTGAGCAGTTAATTCAAGCAAGTGTGGCTGCCATCCCGGTCGGTCGAAGCGGGAAGCCGGCAGATATCGCTAATGCTGTTGCCTTTTTTGCTGATGAGCAATCATCCTTCGTTAATGGTCAAGTGATTTATGTTGCTGGCGGTCCGAAAAATTAA
- a CDS encoding acyl-CoA dehydrogenase translates to MNFSYSEKVIELQKRLTVFMDEYIYPNEKLYEEQIDKKDPFSKIPPIMEELKDKAKQAGLWNLFLPESEYGAGLTNTEYAPLCEIMGRSAIAPEVFNCAAPDTGNMEVLVRYGTEEQKEKWLKPLLNGEIRSCFSMTEPDVASSDATNIQASIIRDGDEYVINGTKWWSSGAGDPRCKIAIVMGKNDPDAPTHEQQSMILVPLDAPGVTIKRILPVFGYDHAPHGHAEIEYNNVRVPAANMLWGEGKGFAIAQGRLGPGRIHHCMRSIGAAERALEELCKRVQSRTAFRKKLSEQGVIQEWIADSRIEIEQARLLTLKAAYMMDTVGNKEAKAEIAMIKVVAPNMALKVIDRAIQAFGAAGVSEDTPLAASWANIRTLRLADGPDEVHRRAVARQELKKYR, encoded by the coding sequence GTGAATTTCAGCTATTCTGAAAAGGTAATCGAGTTACAAAAAAGACTAACAGTATTTATGGATGAGTATATTTATCCAAATGAAAAGCTTTATGAAGAGCAAATTGATAAAAAAGATCCGTTTTCCAAGATTCCGCCAATCATGGAGGAATTAAAAGATAAGGCAAAACAAGCGGGGTTATGGAATTTGTTTTTACCGGAAAGTGAATATGGGGCAGGCTTGACTAATACAGAATATGCGCCGCTTTGTGAAATTATGGGCCGGTCAGCGATTGCCCCTGAGGTATTCAATTGTGCTGCCCCTGACACCGGGAATATGGAAGTCCTTGTCCGCTACGGAACCGAAGAACAAAAGGAAAAATGGCTTAAGCCTTTATTAAACGGGGAAATCCGTTCATGTTTTTCGATGACGGAGCCGGATGTGGCGTCATCGGATGCAACGAATATTCAGGCTAGTATTATCCGAGATGGCGACGAATATGTCATTAATGGAACGAAATGGTGGTCATCAGGTGCTGGAGACCCACGCTGTAAAATTGCGATTGTGATGGGGAAAAATGATCCAGACGCTCCAACCCATGAACAGCAATCGATGATTCTTGTTCCGCTTGATGCCCCGGGGGTCACGATTAAGAGAATTTTACCTGTTTTCGGTTATGATCATGCCCCGCATGGCCATGCCGAAATTGAATATAACAATGTCCGGGTACCTGCTGCCAATATGCTATGGGGTGAAGGGAAAGGCTTTGCCATCGCCCAGGGTCGATTAGGACCGGGAAGAATCCATCACTGCATGCGATCAATTGGTGCTGCCGAACGGGCATTGGAAGAATTATGTAAGCGCGTACAGAGCCGTACGGCCTTTAGGAAAAAGCTTTCTGAGCAGGGTGTGATTCAGGAATGGATTGCCGATTCGCGCATTGAAATCGAACAGGCCAGGTTGCTCACGCTGAAAGCTGCGTACATGATGGATACCGTTGGGAATAAAGAGGCGAAGGCTGAGATTGCGATGATTAAAGTAGTGGCCCCAAATATGGCCTTAAAGGTAATCGATCGGGCGATTCAAGCCTTTGGAGCTGCAGGTGTCAGCGAGGATACACCACTTGCGGCAAGCTGGGCGAATATACGTACTTTAAGGTTGGCTGACGGACCGGATGAGGTTCATCGCAGAGCGGTCGCTAGACAGGAACTTAAGAAATACCGTTAA
- a CDS encoding MaoC family dehydratase N-terminal domain-containing protein: MFKDQIGKISNKVKNVVERGAVKNFAVAIGDPHPIYVDEETGRRSRYQNNIAPPTFPRVFDYGVIEGLNLPNKGLIHGEQTFHYVRPLLVGEEIYCYSIVKKYFEKKGNFGEMGFLVLESFGEDLAGNTIFSSTSTVVISEAVRKVLVK, from the coding sequence TTGTTTAAAGACCAGATAGGCAAGATTTCAAACAAAGTAAAGAATGTCGTTGAAAGAGGGGCTGTTAAGAACTTTGCAGTAGCCATTGGCGACCCTCACCCTATCTATGTTGACGAGGAAACCGGCAGACGTTCGAGATATCAAAACAATATTGCCCCGCCAACCTTCCCAAGGGTATTTGATTATGGTGTCATTGAAGGATTAAACCTGCCGAATAAAGGCTTAATCCACGGTGAACAAACCTTCCACTATGTCCGGCCACTATTGGTTGGGGAAGAAATTTACTGCTATTCGATTGTGAAAAAATATTTTGAGAAAAAAGGGAATTTTGGCGAGATGGGATTCCTCGTACTTGAGAGCTTTGGTGAAGATTTGGCCGGGAATACCATTTTTAGTTCAACCTCGACGGTTGTCATATCGGAAGCTGTGAGGAAGGTGTTGGTGAAATGA
- a CDS encoding branched-chain amino acid ABC transporter permease, giving the protein MEILIQQLFNGLTIGSVYALVALGLTLVYGILHIPNFAHGALYMMGGYVTLTMMTKFGLHYWLAIFVSIMIVGLIGVLMETFVFHPLREAPPIHDKIAAIGILLFLEAFAQVFWGAEYQSMPTPYGQVVQIMGLTFTMQRILIVVAALVVMILLYLFLKKTFTGATIIAMSQNREGANLVGINTNKVAMLTFMISGGLAAIAASLSAPINLVFPGMGQLVILKAFVIIILGGMGSIPGAIVGGYILGFSESLGATYISNDYKDIIAFVLLVIILTVKPTGLFSKGGH; this is encoded by the coding sequence ATGGAAATTTTGATCCAGCAGCTATTTAACGGTCTAACAATTGGAAGCGTTTACGCGCTTGTTGCGTTAGGTTTAACGCTTGTTTATGGTATCCTCCACATCCCGAATTTTGCCCATGGGGCGTTATACATGATGGGTGGATACGTCACCTTAACAATGATGACTAAATTCGGGCTCCATTATTGGCTCGCCATTTTCGTATCGATCATGATTGTTGGACTGATCGGGGTTTTAATGGAAACGTTTGTCTTTCATCCGCTTAGAGAGGCTCCGCCCATCCATGATAAAATAGCAGCCATTGGAATTCTCTTGTTTTTGGAAGCTTTCGCCCAAGTGTTTTGGGGAGCTGAATACCAAAGCATGCCCACACCATACGGGCAGGTTGTTCAAATCATGGGATTGACGTTTACCATGCAGCGAATCCTAATCGTTGTAGCGGCACTCGTCGTGATGATTCTCCTCTATTTATTCTTGAAAAAAACATTCACTGGTGCCACGATCATTGCGATGTCACAAAATCGTGAAGGAGCCAACCTAGTTGGTATTAATACGAACAAGGTGGCCATGCTCACTTTTATGATCTCAGGCGGTCTTGCTGCAATTGCCGCTTCCCTTTCAGCACCTATTAATCTCGTATTCCCTGGGATGGGACAGCTTGTCATCCTTAAGGCATTTGTCATTATAATTCTTGGGGGAATGGGAAGTATTCCTGGGGCAATCGTTGGCGGCTATATTTTAGGTTTCAGTGAGAGCTTGGGTGCTACCTACATTTCTAACGACTACAAGGACATTATTGCCTTCGTCCTCCTAGTCATCATTCTAACGGTGAAACCAACTGGCCTTTTTTCTAAGGGGGGTCATTGA
- a CDS encoding long-chain fatty acid--CoA ligase, with product MSVLTLHYDYWPKISKSLKVPSTSLYDNLKVSATRYPDQDAIFYYGNKLTYEQLDAEVNAMAGYLQHKLGVQTGEKVLLFMQNSPQFVIGYYAIVRANAVVVPINPMLGADELEFYVRDCEIKTAIAGQELYAQIRPLLGKTSLENMVITAYSDYVGNGFEGILPKEVEAERVHFTEAGHYLWSEAIQANLKPSEHTSKGDDIVCLPYTSGTTGLPKGCMHTNRTINANTVGAYHWTPISTNSIHLMSLPLFHVTGMVHSMHMPIFSGGTIVIMTRWNRDTAVELIKTLGCTHWVTIATMIVDFLANPNLKKDDISSLSAISGGGAALPEAVGEKLFKLSGLRFVEGYGLSETIAQTHFNPVDRPKMQCLGIPSFDVDARIIEPATGKELGVGEVGEIIVNGPQVMVGYYNRDDENRGSFIELEGKKFFRTGDIGRYDEDGYFFMVDRVKRMINASGYKVWPTEVESYLYKHPAIQQACVVGVPDERRGETVKAFVIVNDGFEGKISPEEIIEWSKQHMAAYKYPRQVEFRKQFPMTSSGKILWRTLQEEEKEKALR from the coding sequence ATGTCTGTGTTAACTTTGCATTATGATTATTGGCCGAAAATCTCTAAATCCCTTAAGGTCCCTTCTACTTCTCTTTATGACAACCTCAAAGTTAGTGCAACTCGTTATCCGGATCAAGATGCCATCTTTTATTATGGGAACAAATTAACCTACGAACAGCTAGATGCGGAAGTAAATGCAATGGCTGGATATTTGCAGCATAAATTGGGCGTTCAGACAGGTGAAAAGGTGTTACTTTTCATGCAGAACTCCCCGCAATTTGTGATTGGCTATTACGCGATTGTGCGAGCCAACGCCGTGGTGGTCCCCATTAACCCGATGCTGGGCGCCGATGAATTGGAGTTTTACGTGCGCGATTGTGAAATTAAGACGGCCATAGCTGGCCAAGAATTATATGCCCAAATTCGTCCATTGTTGGGGAAAACCTCATTGGAAAACATGGTTATCACAGCCTATTCAGATTATGTGGGAAATGGTTTTGAAGGTATCCTTCCTAAGGAGGTAGAAGCCGAAAGAGTTCATTTCACGGAGGCAGGACATTATCTTTGGAGTGAGGCCATTCAGGCGAACTTGAAGCCATCTGAACATACATCAAAGGGTGATGACATTGTTTGCCTTCCCTATACATCAGGAACAACGGGGCTTCCAAAAGGCTGCATGCACACAAACAGGACGATAAATGCAAACACGGTGGGCGCCTATCATTGGACACCCATTTCAACGAATTCCATTCATTTAATGTCGCTCCCGCTCTTCCATGTGACAGGAATGGTCCATAGTATGCATATGCCGATCTTTAGCGGAGGGACCATCGTCATCATGACGCGATGGAATAGAGATACAGCAGTGGAATTAATTAAAACTCTGGGTTGTACCCACTGGGTGACCATTGCCACCATGATTGTTGATTTCCTTGCCAATCCAAATCTGAAAAAAGACGATATATCCTCATTATCTGCCATATCCGGTGGGGGCGCGGCCTTACCAGAAGCCGTTGGCGAAAAATTATTCAAGCTATCAGGATTGCGGTTTGTAGAAGGCTATGGATTGTCAGAAACCATTGCCCAGACACATTTCAATCCTGTTGACCGGCCGAAGATGCAGTGCTTGGGGATCCCGTCATTTGATGTCGACGCGAGAATCATTGAACCAGCAACAGGTAAAGAACTTGGTGTTGGGGAAGTGGGTGAAATCATTGTGAACGGCCCACAGGTGATGGTCGGTTATTACAACCGTGATGATGAAAATCGAGGTTCTTTTATTGAACTGGAAGGGAAAAAGTTTTTCCGAACAGGTGATATTGGCCGGTATGATGAGGATGGATATTTCTTCATGGTTGACCGTGTGAAACGGATGATCAATGCCTCAGGTTATAAAGTGTGGCCGACGGAAGTAGAGTCCTATCTTTATAAGCATCCGGCCATCCAACAGGCCTGTGTTGTCGGCGTACCAGATGAACGAAGAGGTGAGACCGTTAAAGCATTTGTGATAGTAAATGATGGCTTTGAAGGAAAAATCAGCCCAGAGGAAATTATCGAATGGTCCAAACAACATATGGCCGCTTATAAATACCCAAGGCAGGTTGAATTTAGAAAACAATTCCCAATGACATCAAGCGGGAAGATTTTATGGCGTACCTTACAAGAAGAGGAAAAGGAAAAGGCCTTACGGTAA
- a CDS encoding ABC transporter ATP-binding protein, translated as MIFLETRNLTKRFGGLVAVNNVDFSIEQGKINAIIGPNGAGKSTFFNLISGFHRPSSGQVIFKGQDISTLPSNKIAVLGVARTFQTTNLFEQSTVLDNVIVGHRLRTRSNLVDAIFRTPRLKREEAECREKAMEVLEFVELNKVAAKLVGSLTQEEKKRTAFALALATDPEIVFLDEPAAGVNPDETDGLAELMNRMVDKGITVCLIEHKMQMIMKIADKIMVLNYGEKIAEGRPEEIQNNETVIKAYLGGSAIA; from the coding sequence ATGATTTTTTTGGAAACAAGGAATTTAACGAAAAGATTTGGCGGATTAGTGGCGGTAAACAATGTTGATTTTTCCATCGAACAAGGAAAAATCAATGCAATCATTGGCCCAAATGGTGCCGGAAAATCTACCTTTTTTAACTTAATAAGCGGATTTCATCGTCCAAGCTCGGGTCAGGTGATTTTTAAAGGACAGGATATTTCCACGTTACCTTCCAATAAAATTGCCGTGCTGGGTGTGGCGCGGACATTTCAAACCACCAATTTATTTGAGCAATCAACGGTTTTGGACAATGTTATTGTCGGGCATCGATTGCGGACAAGATCTAATCTGGTGGATGCGATCTTTCGCACACCTCGGCTGAAAAGAGAAGAAGCAGAGTGCCGGGAAAAAGCGATGGAGGTTCTCGAATTTGTTGAATTAAACAAGGTAGCAGCAAAACTGGTCGGCAGTTTAACGCAGGAAGAGAAAAAACGAACTGCCTTTGCATTGGCGCTTGCTACTGACCCGGAAATTGTTTTCCTTGATGAACCGGCAGCAGGTGTGAACCCTGATGAAACAGATGGGTTGGCAGAATTAATGAACAGGATGGTAGATAAAGGGATCACCGTTTGTTTAATCGAACACAAAATGCAAATGATTATGAAAATAGCCGATAAAATTATGGTGCTAAACTACGGCGAAAAGATTGCGGAAGGAAGACCGGAAGAAATTCAAAATAATGAAACGGTTATTAAGGCGTATTTGGGAGGGAGTGCCATTGCTTAG